The genomic segment GAGTGAACCTCGACAATCCGGGCTCGCTGATCACCGCAGATTACGACGGCGATGGCGACGCCGACTTGCTCATCACGCAGGATGGCGGTCCGCCGGTGCTGCTGCGCAACGACGGCGGGAACAAGAATAATTGGCTGAGGCTCTCACTCAAGGCGCTGGCCGACAACAAGAGCGCCATCGGCACCAAAGTGGAGGTCTTCGCCGGCGCGCTCTACCAGAAATTTGAAGTGCAGTCCTCCTCCGGCTACCTGGGGCAGAACGCGCCGGAGATTCTGGTGGGCCTCGGTGACGTTAAGGAAGCGGACATCGTGCGGATGCTTTGGCCGACCGGCGTTCTACAGGATGAAGTGCAGCTGGCCGCGGATCGGCCACACCAGGTCGCAGAAAATGACCGGCGCGGCAGCTCGTGTCCCATTCTGTTTGCGTGGAACGGTGCGCGCTACGAGTTCATCTCCGACTTGATCGGCCCGGGGATTGTCGGCCACTGGGTGGCCCCCGGCGAGCGCAACATTCCCGACCCGACCGAATACGTCAAAGTAGCGGGGCACACTCTCCGTGCGCGGCAGGGGCGGCTGAGCCTGCGGCTGCAAGAGCCGATGGAGGAGGTTGTCTACCTGGATCACGTGCGGCTGATTGCCGTGGACCATCCCTCCGATGTCGAGATCTATCCCAATGAGCGTTTTGCCAGTGCACCGCCGTTTCCGGACTTTAAGGTCATTGCCAGCCGGGGGGCGCGCCTGCCTGTGGGCGCCTGGGACGACTGGGGGCGCGACCTCCGGAGCGAATTGCGCGCACGCGACCGCTCGTACGTCACGGGGTTCCATTCGCTCCCCTTCGCGGGATTTGCCGAACTGCACGGGATCGAACTCGAGCTCGGAGCATGGAATCCGGCGCAACCTCTGCGGCTCCTCATGCACGGTCTGACGGATTACTTCACCGCCACCTCGGTTTATGCTGCGCACCAGGCCGGAATCGTAGCCATTCCGCCCTATCTCGAGGCGCAGGACGCCGCCGGGCGCTGGAAGCGCGTCGTCGACGACCTGGGCTTCCCGGCCGGCCTGGCACGTACCATGGTGGCGGACTTGACCGGGCGGCTACCCGCCGGCACAAAGCGTGTGCGGATCATGACTAACCTGAAAATCTACTGGGACCAAATCCTGCTGGATACCACACCCGAAGAGAATCTCACTCGACTGAACGAGGTGCCGCTCGCTAAGGCTGCGCTCGGATTCCACGGTTATCCGCGCGAGGTGCGCGGCGCTCTGTCGAGCGATATCAGCTACGTGTACGAAGACGTCAGCCGCACCGGACCGTACGCGCGGCACGCCGGGAATTACACACGTTACGGCGACGCACGCGAGTTGCTGGGAGCGGCGGATGACCGTTTCGTAATCCTCGCTTCCGGTGACGAGATACAGACGGAGTTTGACTCCTCAGGCCTGGCCCCCGTGCCGGTGGGCTGGACTCGCGACTACCTGTTTTATGCGGACGGGTTCGAGAAGGACATGGATTTTTACGCGGCGCACGGATACACGGTCGAACCGCTCCCCTTCCATGCCATGCCCGGCTATCCTTATATAGGTGCGGAAACCTATCCGCGGGAAGGACCCTACCTGCAGTACCAGCTCGATGTGAATACAAGGCAGGTCTCAGACCGCAGTACGTCGAGTTTTCGCTTCGACTACCGGCGGGAGCCCGCCGCCCTCGAGGCGAAGAGACCGGAGCCGTCCAAAGTGATCCGAAAGTAGGGGAACCGGAGGAATCAGGCCGGACCTATCCACTCCTTCTCGTCAATGTACGAGTAATCCGTCCGCGTGACTGGTCTTTAGTCAACTACCCACTTGGCCGTTTCTTGCCAACTGAGCTATTTGCCAGCTCTCGATATCGCGACAAATGCTGCGGATTCAGCTATCCAGGGCTGCATCGGCCGACTATAATGTCGGCAAATTCAGATGCACTTTACTTTAGTGAGCGTATTGCCAGCGGAGGATTTCTCCATGATCGGCAAGACAATCTCGCACTACCGGGTCCTCGACAAACTCGGCGAGGGGGGAATGGGAGAAGTCTACCGGGCGCAAGATTCCCGCCTGGACCGCCCTGTGGCGCTGAAATTTCTCTCTGCAAAGCAGGTCGATGACGCGGCTGCGAAGCGGTTCTTTCGCGAAGCTCGAGCCGCCTCTGCCTTGAACCACCCCAACATCATCACCATCTACGACATCGGCGAGGCTGAGGCCGGCCGCTTTATCGCCATGGAGTTGGTAGAGGGATGCACGCTGCGCGTGGTGGCCGACCTATCGCTCGAGGAGTTGTACCGTATCGCGGCCCAAGTCGCAAAAGCGCTGCGCGCTGCTCATGCGACGGGAATCGTTCACCGCGATATCAAGCCGGAAAACATCATGGTGCGCGAAGACGGCTACGTGAAGGTGCTCGATTTCGGGTTGGCCCGGATGGCTCCGGTCGGAATTGATGAGAGCGAAACGGCCACAACCCGAGTTACTGCCGCGGGAACAATTCTTGGCACGCTGCGCTACATGTCGCCAGAACAAGCGCGCGGAGAATCCGTGTCCGCGCCCTCCGACATATTCTCCCTGGGCATCGTTCTCTACGAACTGGCCACCGGCCGCCATCCGTTCGCGGCGGCCTCACCGATTGGAGTGCTGCAAGCCATTATGGCCGAGGTGCCCATCCCACCGTCGCGCCTGCGGCCGGAAATCCCGGCAACCCTGGAACGTCTCATTCTCCAGATGCTGGAGAAGGACGCTCGTCTTCGGCCCACGGCGGCCGCGGTCCAAACAGCGCTCACCGAACCCCACGCCATAGCACTGCCCGCCACGGCTGCTGCCCCGCCGCGGCACACTGTGGGGCGGGAAAAGGAAATCCAGCAACTGCATTCCGCGTATGACTCAGCACTCGCCGGCCGTGGGCTGATGGCCTGCGTGGCTGGTGAGGCGGGCATCGGCAAGACTACGCTGGTGGAGGACTTCCTGGCAGACCTGACCGCCCGGGGCAAAGCGTGTGCAATCGGGCGTGGGCGCTGCTCGGAGCGTCTTGCCGGCAGCGAAGCCTATCTGCCGATCCTGGAGGCCCTCGAAAGCCTGCTGCACGGCGAGGGCGGTGAAACGGCCTCGCGAATCATGAAACTGGTGGCGCCCACCTGGTACGTACAGGTTGCCCCCCTGGCCCCGGATGACTCTTCCTTCGCGCGCGCCATGGCCGAGGCCAAAACCGCCTCGCAGGAACGCATGAAGCGGGAGCTGGTGGCTTTGCTGCAAGAAATGTTCCGGGCGCGGCCGCTCGTCCTCTTCCTGGATGATCTGCACTGGGCCGACGTGTCTACCGTCGACATGCTGGCTTACCTAGGAACCAAGCTTGAATCGATGCGTTTGCTGATGATCGGCGCCTACCGGCCCTCCGACCTGCTCTTGGGCAAGCATCCGTTTGTGCCGGTCAAGCTCGAACTGCAGGGGCGAAACCTGGCGCGGGAAATCGCGGTCGAGTTCCTCACCCGCGAGGACCTTGCCGCATATTTGGCGCTGGAGTTTCCCGAGCACGGTTTCCCGCCTGACTTGCCCGATCTGCTCCACAGGCGCACGGAAGGCAATGCCCTTTTCATGGCGGACCTGGTGCGGTACCTGAAGGACCACTGCGTCATCACGCTGCAGGAAGGGCGGTGGATGCTGGCGCAGTCGCTGGAGGAGATCGAGCGGGAGCTGCCCGAGTCGGTACGCAGCATGATCGAGAAAAAGATCAACCGGCTCAGCGACGGTGATCGGCGCCTGTTGGGTGCGGCCAGCGTCCAGGGGCATGAATTTGACTCCGCCGTCGTAGCCAAAGCACTGGGCGCCGGGCAAGCGGACTTCGAGGAACGCCTGGAAGAACTCGACCGACTGCATGGCCTGGTGCGTCTTGAGGGCGACCGCGAGTTGCCGGATTCCACCTTGACCCTCCGCTACTGCTTCGTTCACGCCCTTTACCAGAACGCTCTGTATGGGTCGCTAACGGCCACGCGCAAGGCCGCGTTAAGCGCCGCGGTGGCAGAGGCCCTCCTTGGTTTTTGCGGGGATCGGACCGCGGAGGTGGCCTCGGAACTGGCGCTATTGTTCGAAGCGGCCCGCAACTTTGCGCGCGCCTCGGACTTCTTCCTGATGGCCGCCGGCAACGCCCGTCGCGTCTATGCCAATCAGGAAGCGCTCGCCCTGGCGCAGCGGGCATTGCGCAATGCAGAGAAGCTGAAAGGCGCGGCGCGGCACGCCGGCGTGGCCGCTGCCGCCCTGGTTCTGGCGGAAATCCACCAGACTCTCACGCGACTTGAAGAGGCAATCGCCAGTTTTGCCTTAGCCGAGGAGGCCGCACGAAACGGTGGAGACCAACAAACCCAAATCGTGGCCATTGTGGGGCAGGCCTATGCGCTGTTGTTGTTCAAGCGACTGGAACAGGCCGAGCAACACGCCGCTCGCGCCATGGAAATGGCTCGTCTGGTCGGCTCTGATGTGGCCGTCGCCTCGGCCGAAGCGCTCCTGGCGGGCATCTGGGGAGGGGCACTGGGGAATAAGCCGGTGGAAGCCGAGCTGTACTTGGATCGCGCGGTCCCCGTACTGCAAAGAAGCGGGCCGCTGCCCATTGCTCTCAATGCCTGTGCAACTCGGTGCTGGATGCACGAATGGCGGTTGGAACACGCGGAGCTCGAAGAGCTGCTGGAATGGACGCGCCCAAGAGTGGATGAGATCGGCGGCTCCTTCTACCTTTTTTTCTATCGTTACATAGGCGCCCTGGATCTCGGAAACCAGGGACGCATCTCGCAAGGCCTGTTTGCCCTGCGAGAACTCCACCGGCTCACGGAACTGAACGGAGACAGATTCTGGCTCCCTCGGGTGCCGAACGCCCTGGGATGGCTTCACCGCGAGCTGTTTGACATGGAAACTGCTCTGAAGTGGGACGGGGACGGGGCCCGCATATCCCGTGAGATAGGCTGCGACGAAGCCGAGGCCAACTCGCACGTCAACCTGGGGCACGACTACCTGACAGTGGGGGAGCTGGCCCGCGCGTACGAGCACCTGGAGGAAGCTGCGAAGATCTTCGACCGCGACGTATGGCAACGCTGGCGGTACAACCTCCGCCTCGAAGCGGAGCGAGCAAGCTATTGGATCGCCCGTGGCGATTTAAAGCAGGCGGCCGCCCACGCCGCTGCTTCGCTGGAACAGTCCAAGGCGACGCTTTCCCGCAAGCACTGGGCCTGGGGCCACAAACTGCTTGGAGATATCGCGCTGTTCGAAGACCGCGCGACAGATGCCCGGTACGAGTACGAGCAGGCGCTTTCCATTCTCGAGCGCCATTCCTGCCCACTCATCGAGTGGAAGATCCTGCTGGCCGCGTCGGACGCTGCTTGCCGTCTGCGCGAGACTTCATCGGCAGATAGCTTCCGCGCGCGAGCCCGCCATGTGGTTCGGTCGTTGGCTGAGTCCATCACCGAGCCATCCTTGCGCCAACGCTTTCAGGCTTCGAAACCAATTCGCGACATCTGAACTGCCGACGCAGGGAAGTTCTTAAAACGCCTTATGCCATCCGCGGAGAGGCTTGCCGCCGTAAACTCTCGGTTGAAGAGTGGTTCCGAGCCAAGTCGCGATCTGGGAAGTTGCACGGCCATTGTTTTCGGTCACGCGGACGGTTATGTGGGGATCGGACAAGTGATTCTTTGAGCCTTCCCGCCGATTCAATTCTAGGCTCGCCAGACTCTCACCTTCTGTGCCACTGTATGAGAGACTCGCTAACCAACCGGTACCGGCTTGAGCCTTTCCTGCTTCTGAATTTTTTTGGTTTC from the Terriglobia bacterium genome contains:
- a CDS encoding protein kinase, with product MIGKTISHYRVLDKLGEGGMGEVYRAQDSRLDRPVALKFLSAKQVDDAAAKRFFREARAASALNHPNIITIYDIGEAEAGRFIAMELVEGCTLRVVADLSLEELYRIAAQVAKALRAAHATGIVHRDIKPENIMVREDGYVKVLDFGLARMAPVGIDESETATTRVTAAGTILGTLRYMSPEQARGESVSAPSDIFSLGIVLYELATGRHPFAAASPIGVLQAIMAEVPIPPSRLRPEIPATLERLILQMLEKDARLRPTAAAVQTALTEPHAIALPATAAAPPRHTVGREKEIQQLHSAYDSALAGRGLMACVAGEAGIGKTTLVEDFLADLTARGKACAIGRGRCSERLAGSEAYLPILEALESLLHGEGGETASRIMKLVAPTWYVQVAPLAPDDSSFARAMAEAKTASQERMKRELVALLQEMFRARPLVLFLDDLHWADVSTVDMLAYLGTKLESMRLLMIGAYRPSDLLLGKHPFVPVKLELQGRNLAREIAVEFLTREDLAAYLALEFPEHGFPPDLPDLLHRRTEGNALFMADLVRYLKDHCVITLQEGRWMLAQSLEEIERELPESVRSMIEKKINRLSDGDRRLLGAASVQGHEFDSAVVAKALGAGQADFEERLEELDRLHGLVRLEGDRELPDSTLTLRYCFVHALYQNALYGSLTATRKAALSAAVAEALLGFCGDRTAEVASELALLFEAARNFARASDFFLMAAGNARRVYANQEALALAQRALRNAEKLKGAARHAGVAAAALVLAEIHQTLTRLEEAIASFALAEEAARNGGDQQTQIVAIVGQAYALLLFKRLEQAEQHAARAMEMARLVGSDVAVASAEALLAGIWGGALGNKPVEAELYLDRAVPVLQRSGPLPIALNACATRCWMHEWRLEHAELEELLEWTRPRVDEIGGSFYLFFYRYIGALDLGNQGRISQGLFALRELHRLTELNGDRFWLPRVPNALGWLHRELFDMETALKWDGDGARISREIGCDEAEANSHVNLGHDYLTVGELARAYEHLEEAAKIFDRDVWQRWRYNLRLEAERASYWIARGDLKQAAAHAAASLEQSKATLSRKHWAWGHKLLGDIALFEDRATDARYEYEQALSILERHSCPLIEWKILLAASDAACRLRETSSADSFRARARHVVRSLAESITEPSLRQRFQASKPIRDI
- a CDS encoding FG-GAP-like repeat-containing protein, with protein sequence MHDLIRRSGRAKLGIFFAALVLGLAAATLPLQPQVKITQTAREKSAEAIRLNNLGVAYMNQRRSEAALKNFQQAYALDPNLLAARLNEGIALLDLQRAEPAEQVLVKATEQEPNDPRAWFNLGLLRRKLDETEQALAAFGRVAQLDPNDADTHYFLGALYQSARKLDLALASYRRALELNPFHVSAQFGLANAYQRMGDSEEARKQLDRFQKLSQDRLGTPIGTTYGDQGKYSLAEDARLPVGAAARPIAVKFVPVPSAESGLPSVAGKPGQGSPRSGACFFDYDNDGRADLMLLNGGADRKVRLYRNVGGRFADATAGTHLDIPGRAFSCVAGDYDNDGWTDVVVALESGLRLFHNEGNGAFRDVTETSGLGAGIARPFAVTFVDYDHDGDLDLYATAFAGGPRLWRNNGNGTFTDVSSATIPVDVADAQVSTVTDFDNDRAVDLILTRAQGPPSLLRNPREGRFQATPLFGGASQTATRGVVAFDFDKDGWTDVAFTHAGSPGLSLWRNIEGKRLESVPLPKFNWTDGWGLTAVDYDNDGWVDLAAVGSAGPKARIILLRNEGSAGFREVTHALGLDRVNLDNPGSLITADYDGDGDADLLITQDGGPPVLLRNDGGNKNNWLRLSLKALADNKSAIGTKVEVFAGALYQKFEVQSSSGYLGQNAPEILVGLGDVKEADIVRMLWPTGVLQDEVQLAADRPHQVAENDRRGSSCPILFAWNGARYEFISDLIGPGIVGHWVAPGERNIPDPTEYVKVAGHTLRARQGRLSLRLQEPMEEVVYLDHVRLIAVDHPSDVEIYPNERFASAPPFPDFKVIASRGARLPVGAWDDWGRDLRSELRARDRSYVTGFHSLPFAGFAELHGIELELGAWNPAQPLRLLMHGLTDYFTATSVYAAHQAGIVAIPPYLEAQDAAGRWKRVVDDLGFPAGLARTMVADLTGRLPAGTKRVRIMTNLKIYWDQILLDTTPEENLTRLNEVPLAKAALGFHGYPREVRGALSSDISYVYEDVSRTGPYARHAGNYTRYGDARELLGAADDRFVILASGDEIQTEFDSSGLAPVPVGWTRDYLFYADGFEKDMDFYAAHGYTVEPLPFHAMPGYPYIGAETYPREGPYLQYQLDVNTRQVSDRSTSSFRFDYRREPAALEAKRPEPSKVIRK